CTAATTTTTTCATCGCTGGTTCATGCAATTTGCTAATTGTCGCTGCCTTCTCGGCCAGATGATTGAATAACGTCTCATCATCATCTGGGATCTGGAATTTAGCGCCGGTACCGTATACATCATCATCAGATTCGAGAAAGAAATTAAAACGGCTGGACAGAGTGGACAACTGATTATCATTATCAGTCGTATCCAACAGATAAGCGACCAGTAGAAAGTCAAAATCGATATTGTGAACAGTCAAATCAAGCCGTTTTAATAATATCGTCAATTCTTTTGCATTAAAAACATATTTCGGCAGTTCGCTTTTGAACAAATCTTGAACTACCGGCTCCTGCAGCAGTGCCAGATTTCGAGAAGCGAAATAGCCTTCCCGCTGATTGCCGATCACAAAGGCAACAATATTTGCTACATGATAGTTATCCGAATCAGTTTCAAAATAAATCGTCAAATAGTCCTTGATTGAAGCCAAATGATCAAGATTAGCTGCAGTGAGTTCAACCATTTTATCGGCCTGGTCATTCTGCGGCTGTTTTTCTTCAATCATTCCAGCCTTTTGCATGGCATGAATTTTTGCTAACTGTACCTTGAAATCTAGTTCCTCATAAAAAGGGACCAATTCTTTGTAATTAATTTCCTTGTTCGTCAAATCGGTTAAATCGAATTCAACCGGCACGTCTGTCTTAATTGTCGCTAGTTCGTGCGCTCGGTAGGCAACTGCTTTATCGTTCAGAAGATTTTCCTTTAGTTTGGAAGCCTTCATGCCGTCAATGTTGGCATAAATACCGTCAAGACTGCCATATTCATTAATCAGCTTAATGGCAGTTTTTTCGCCCACTTTCGTAACACCAGGATAATGATCGGAAGTATCGCCTGTCAGAGCCTTCATTTCAATCACCTGCGCCGGTGTGATGCCGCCCCATTTTTCAGCTAAAAACTTCGGCGTGTAGACATCTAAATCCGTGACGCCTTTTTTAGTGACATTAACTGCAACATTATCCGTTGTTAATTGTGTCAAATCCCGATCACCGGTAATAATTGTCGTTTTCAGGCCTGCTTTTTCAGCTAATTTGGCATATGTCCCGATAATGTCATCAGCCTCGTAACCCGGCAATTCATAAGAATGAATACCATGCAAATCGACCATTTTTCTAAGATAAGGAAACTGCTCGGATAATTCCGGCGGTGTTGTCTGACGGTCGCCTTTATAATCCTGAAAAATTTTCCCGCGAAAAGTCGTGGATCCTTTGCCAGCATCCCAAGCGACCAGCGCGTAATCAGGTTCCATTTTTTCGACAATTTGATCAAAAAAATTGTTGAAAGCTACCAGCGCATTCGTATGGAGCCCGCTATGAGCAACCATACGGTCTATTTGATTGTACATTGCATAGAAGGCCCGAAAGGCTAATGAGTTACCATCGATTAATAAAAGTGTTTTTGCCATTAATTTCATTTTAACAGTCGTATTCCCGCTCCGAATAAATGCCCTAATAAAAAACTCTGAATCAGCAGCAAGTCGCGTTTTCAGAGTTAAATATGTTACTTCTTAATATCAAATTCGCCGAGTTTCTCAGAACCTAGTTCTGTAAACGAATAACTAATTTGTTTTTGACGGTCAAACTCCTCAAATGCCAGCTGAATCAGTTTTTCAGCTTGAGCTTTGCGGTCCATACCAGCTGATT
The Oenococcus kitaharae DSM 17330 DNA segment above includes these coding regions:
- the polA gene encoding DNA polymerase I, with translation MAKTLLLIDGNSLAFRAFYAMYNQIDRMVAHSGLHTNALVAFNNFFDQIVEKMEPDYALVAWDAGKGSTTFRGKIFQDYKGDRQTTPPELSEQFPYLRKMVDLHGIHSYELPGYEADDIIGTYAKLAEKAGLKTTIITGDRDLTQLTTDNVAVNVTKKGVTDLDVYTPKFLAEKWGGITPAQVIEMKALTGDTSDHYPGVTKVGEKTAIKLINEYGSLDGIYANIDGMKASKLKENLLNDKAVAYRAHELATIKTDVPVEFDLTDLTNKEINYKELVPFYEELDFKVQLAKIHAMQKAGMIEEKQPQNDQADKMVELTAANLDHLASIKDYLTIYFETDSDNYHVANIVAFVIGNQREGYFASRNLALLQEPVVQDLFKSELPKYVFNAKELTILLKRLDLTVHNIDFDFLLVAYLLDTTDNDNQLSTLSSRFNFFLESDDDVYGTGAKFQIPDDDETLFNHLAEKAATISKLHEPAMKKLAENQQVDLYRQIELPLSDVLAKMEFTGIKLDQSELAALGREFKQRIAELEKQIYEEAGEEFNINSPKQLADLLFVKMGVPPIKKTKTGYSTAAGVLDELAEHYPFVQLILQYRQLAKLNSTYVKGLLEVVNPKDSKIHTRYLQTLTQTGRLSSVDPNMQNIPDRDEEGKRIRKAFVPSQPGWKIFGADYSQIELRVLAHVTGDANLKKAFETGEDIHAATARSIFGLDPKAEISFDQRRMAKAVNFGIVYGISDFGLAQRLGISRQAGKEIIETYFREFPSVKVWIDAIIALAHKQGFVETIAHRRRYLPDIHSKNFNLRSFAERTATNTPIQGSAADIIKIAMIKMQEALTSKNLQARMLLQVHDELIFEAPDSEIEILEKLVPAVMDSAVKLNVPLRVEAHYGANWYDEK